One Vicia villosa cultivar HV-30 ecotype Madison, WI unplaced genomic scaffold, Vvil1.0 ctg.002086F_1_1, whole genome shotgun sequence genomic region harbors:
- the LOC131637789 gene encoding ABC transporter G family member 1-like has protein sequence MAFLHPSESFEIKTSSEPSVLDIEATTTIPEGNHHGICLTWKDIWVNTIAKGKNGRRSILQGLTGYAKPGQLLAIMGPSGCGKSTLLDTLAGRLATNTRQTGEILINGHKQELSYGTSAYVTQDDTLLTTLTVKEAVYYSAQLQLPNTMSKQEKKERADFTIKEMGLQDATNTRIGGWGVKGISGGQKRRVSICIEILTRPRLLFLDEPTSGLDSAASYYVMKRIASLDQKDGVQRTIITSIHQPSSEVFQLFDNLCLLSSGKTVYFGPASAACEFFALNGFPCAPLQNPSDHLLKTINKDFDQETDTEISIEEAISILVSSYKSSEMNKDVHNEVAILSEKQMKPMDKNKGHAGFFNQCLALIKRSSLNMFRDLGYYWLRLGIYIALALSLGTVFYDFDTSYASIKDRGSLLSYISGFLTFMSIGGFPSFVEDMKVFQRERQNGHYGVVAYVIGNTFSSVPFILVVSIIPSVITYYLCSLQKGSEHFFYFASVLFSSLMLVESLMMIVSSIVPNYLMGIVTGAGIQGVMMLVGGFFKLPHDLPNFFWRYPFHYMAFHTYVTEGLFKNEYEGLRFDGPNAQGVNIHMTGEEVLTEIWQIGMSYSKWVDLAIMFGMIVLYRVLFLFIIKGTEKMKPIVGSLLYRMGESSKTVIHVEKPDATPLNEHVV, from the exons ATGGCTTTCCTTCATCCATCTGAAAGTTTTGAAATCAAAACCTCTTCAGAACCATCAGTTCTAGACATTGAGGCCACCACAACCATACCAGAAGGTAACCACCATGGTATATGCTTAACATGGAAAGATATATGGGTGAATACAATAGCAAAGGGAAAGAATGGAAGAAGATCAATTCTTCAAGGACTAACTGGATATGCTAAACCAGGTCAACTTTTAGCCATTATGGGTCCTTCTGGCTGTGGCAAGTCTACACTACTTGATACGTTAGCAG gAAGATTAGCCACAAACACAAGACAAACGGGGGAAATTCTAATCAATGGTCACAAACAAGAACTATCATATGGAACTTCG GCTTATGTCACACAAGATGATACATTATTAACAACCTTAACTGTTAAAGAGGCAGTGTACTATTCAGCTCAACTTCAATTACCTAACACAATGTCCAAAcaagagaagaaagaaagagCTGATTTTACAATCAAAGAAATGGGTCTTCAAGATGCTACTAACACAAGAATTGGAGGGTGGGGTGTTAAAGGAATAAGTGGGGGTCAAAAAAGAAGAGTTAGCATTTGCATTGAGATTCTAACACGTCCTAGACTtctttttcttgatgaaccaactAGTGGACTTGATAGTGCTGCTTCTTACTATGTCATGAAAAGAATTGCTTCTTTGGATCAAAAAGATGGAGTTCAAAGGACTATTATCACTTCTATTCATCAACCTAGTTCTGAAGTTTTTCAACTTtttgataacctttgtcttcTCTCTTCTGGTAAAACTGTTTATTTTGGACCTGCTTCAGCTGCATGTGAG TTTTTCGCCTTGAATGGATTTCCTTGTGCTCCTCTCCAAAATCCGTCCGATCATTTACTTAAAACTATAAACAAGGATTTTGATCAG GAAACTGATACAGAAATATCCATTGAAGAAGCAATTAGTATCCTTGTGAGTTCATATAAATCATCTGAAATGAACAAAGATGTACACAACGAAGTAGCAATTCTATCCGAAAAG CAAATGAAACCAATGGACAAGAACAAAGGTCATGCAGGATTCTTTAATCAATGCTTAGCTCTTATCAAACGATCATCATTGAACATGTTTCGTGATCTAGGCTATTACTGGTTACGTTTAGGGATATATATTGCATTGGCCTTAAGTTTAGGAACTGTTTTCTATGATTTTGATACAAGTTATGCCTCAATTAAG GATCGTGGTTCGCTTCTTTCGTATATCTCTGGATTCTTAACTTTCATGAGTATTGGTGGATTCCCTTCATTTGTGGAAGACATGAAAGTATTTCAAAGAGAGAGACAAAACGGGCATTATGGCGTGGTAGCATATGTGATCGGAAACACATTTTCATCGGTTCCATTCATTTTAGTGGTTTCGATAATTCCATCGGTTATAACTTACTACCTATGCAGTCTTCAAAAAGGATCTGAACACTTTTTCTACTTTGCTAGTGTTTTATTTTCAAGTCTAATGTTAGTTGAGAGTCTCATGATGATAGTTTCAAGCATTGTTCCTAACTATCTAATGGGAATCGTAACGGGTGCTGGAATTCAAGGAGTCATGATGTTGGTTGGAGGGTTCTTTAAATTGCCACATGATCTTCCCAACTTTTTTTGGAGATATCCATTCCACTACATGGCATTTCACACATATGTAACTGAGGGATTGTTCAAGAATGAGTATGAAGGACTAAGATTTGATGGTCCAAATGCACAAGGCGTAAATATCCACATGACTGGTGAAGAGGTTTTGACAGAGATATGGCAAATTGGCATGAGTTATTCAAAGTGGGTTGATCTTGcaattatgtttgggatgattgTTTTGTACCgtgttttgtttctttttatcatCAAGGGTACGGAGAAGATGAAACCTATTGTTGGATCATTGTTGTATAGGATGGGAGAGTCTTCCAAGACAGTGATACATGTTGAGAAGCCCGATGCTACTCCTTTGAATGAGCACGTCGTGTGA